A region from the Cellvibrio sp. PSBB006 genome encodes:
- a CDS encoding carbohydrate-binding domain-containing protein codes for MSIQQVVVLFKNPLSLFISFLLTLTVSTGACAQGNSIEVRMQGTAGSESVSLQVGGTTVNTWTLSTSMASYTATINLSGEIRVVFTNDASGRDVRVDYISVNGSTRQAEDQQTNTGSYNGGCGLGSYSEWMYCGGYISFGTVGAPASSSATSVSSTASSACVSTGQQCNWYGTNYPLCVTTQSGWGWENQQSCISRTTCNSQPSPYGIVGNSTCPSSASSSSVASSQPGSSSVAPSSSVASSSSSSSQSDPLEPAGVENSGAGCFVPGLPSYANLTANAALPDPFRSLDGSRIGSRYDWTCRRAEVSKQAQFYELGEKPDPSTANVTASASGSSITVNVQANGQSISFNASIQLPTTGSAPYPAVIGIGGSNLNNSALLSRGVAVINFPNNDIAEQTNGSSRGRGKFYTLYGSNHGAGAMTAWAWGVSRLIDALEKTPGANIDAERLGVTGCSRNGKGALIVGALDERILLTIPQESGSGGSAAWRVSDAQRSAGQNVQTLSQIVTENVWFRSSFSQFSSTATRLPFDHHQVMGLVAPRALLVIENTDMEWLGNVSTYTASVVAREIWTGLGIADRMGVSQVGGHQHCSFPSSQQPEVNAFVDKFLIGTGNGNTNVVRTDGNFSVDRARWINWTTPNLQ; via the coding sequence ATGAGCATCCAGCAGGTTGTCGTTCTATTCAAAAACCCTCTATCGTTATTTATCAGTTTTCTTCTCACCCTGACAGTGAGCACAGGAGCCTGTGCGCAAGGCAACAGTATTGAAGTACGCATGCAAGGAACGGCCGGGTCAGAGTCTGTGTCATTACAAGTTGGCGGCACCACCGTTAATACCTGGACACTCAGTACGTCCATGGCGAGTTATACCGCTACGATCAATTTATCCGGTGAAATTCGGGTAGTCTTTACCAACGATGCCAGCGGCCGCGACGTGCGCGTGGATTACATCAGCGTTAACGGCTCGACCCGCCAGGCGGAAGATCAACAAACCAATACCGGTTCTTACAACGGTGGCTGCGGTCTGGGTAGCTACAGCGAGTGGATGTATTGCGGCGGATACATTTCGTTCGGCACTGTTGGTGCGCCAGCAAGTTCATCGGCTACATCGGTTTCATCCACAGCATCGAGTGCCTGCGTCAGTACCGGTCAGCAATGCAATTGGTATGGGACGAATTATCCTTTGTGCGTTACGACACAAAGTGGTTGGGGCTGGGAAAACCAGCAAAGCTGCATCTCACGCACAACCTGCAACAGCCAACCGTCGCCCTATGGCATCGTCGGCAATAGTACCTGTCCGTCGAGTGCATCCAGCAGTTCTGTGGCGTCAAGCCAACCGGGCAGTTCATCCGTTGCGCCCAGCTCTTCGGTCGCATCCAGTTCATCCAGCAGTTCGCAATCCGATCCGTTGGAACCTGCGGGCGTCGAGAATTCCGGTGCAGGGTGTTTTGTACCTGGCTTACCGAGTTACGCTAACCTGACAGCAAACGCTGCACTTCCCGATCCATTCCGCTCGTTGGATGGCTCGCGCATTGGCAGCCGCTACGATTGGACCTGTCGCCGCGCAGAAGTCAGCAAGCAAGCGCAATTTTATGAGCTGGGTGAAAAACCTGATCCGTCCACGGCTAACGTTACGGCCTCCGCCAGCGGTTCCAGCATCACCGTGAATGTTCAGGCGAACGGCCAATCCATTTCGTTTAACGCCAGCATCCAGTTACCTACAACCGGCAGCGCGCCCTACCCTGCGGTAATCGGTATCGGCGGTTCCAACCTGAATAATTCTGCGTTGCTCAGCCGCGGTGTGGCGGTGATTAATTTCCCCAACAATGACATTGCCGAACAAACCAATGGCAGTTCGCGCGGGCGCGGCAAGTTCTACACGCTCTACGGCAGCAACCATGGTGCGGGTGCGATGACGGCATGGGCCTGGGGCGTGAGCCGTTTGATTGATGCACTGGAAAAAACACCGGGCGCAAATATCGATGCGGAGCGTTTAGGTGTGACCGGCTGTTCACGCAATGGCAAAGGCGCATTGATTGTGGGTGCGTTGGATGAGCGTATTTTGTTGACCATTCCGCAAGAAAGCGGCTCCGGCGGCTCAGCCGCCTGGCGTGTATCCGATGCGCAACGTTCAGCGGGACAAAATGTGCAAACCCTCAGCCAGATCGTGACCGAGAATGTATGGTTCAGAAGCTCCTTCTCACAATTCTCTTCCACGGCAACCCGTCTACCGTTTGATCATCACCAGGTGATGGGACTCGTTGCGCCACGCGCGTTGCTGGTGATTGAAAATACCGATATGGAATGGCTGGGCAACGTCAGTACCTACACGGCTTCTGTCGTAGCGAGGGAAATCTGGACCGGTTTGGGTATTGCGGATCGCATGGGTGTATCGCAAGTTGGCGGACATCAACACTGTTCATTCCCATCTTCGCAACAGCCGGAAGTGAACGCCTTTGTGGATAAATTCCTGATAGGCACAGGCAACGGCAATACCAATGTGGTGCGTACCGATGGCAACTTCAGTGTGGATCGCGCGCGCTGGATTAATTGGACTACGCCGAATTTACAGTAA
- a CDS encoding DUF418 domain-containing protein — translation MTQTLTPMRPRIVLADSLRGFALMGLYIVHMVEYFELYWYKPEPGWVHNLIFFLFGGKAYGLFALLFGLSFFIILDNYQRRGQDFRLRFCWRLTVLLVFGYLHSLLYAGDILQLLALCGFLLVLSHHLSTRWLIGFSAFFLIQIPQIILIILYSIVPEWSYPGPRFPGLMMANFEVFAHADLPGLLRHNLMEGQWGKWAFFLETGRLWNIIGLMFVGAVLGRSGFFEKTDFKATRLMIYLMAAVASYLVLWALKGGVINLAPDGMPRWAAGQVFTYYENLALIAAGVFLFTLLFNATFSRRLLMCFAPAGRLTLTFYIAQSLVFVPVYYGFGLAAYSFMGQVPSLLLGVACWLIQMVLAWFWLRNFRYGPLEWVWRKLTFIGFNSVRTN, via the coding sequence ATGACGCAAACCCTTACTCCCATGCGCCCCCGTATTGTGCTTGCCGACTCCCTGCGCGGTTTTGCCTTGATGGGGCTCTATATTGTGCACATGGTGGAATACTTTGAACTCTACTGGTACAAGCCGGAGCCGGGTTGGGTGCATAACCTGATCTTTTTCCTGTTCGGCGGCAAAGCCTACGGTCTGTTTGCACTGCTGTTCGGTTTATCGTTTTTTATTATTCTGGATAATTACCAGCGTCGCGGGCAGGATTTCCGGTTACGTTTTTGTTGGCGTCTCACCGTGTTGTTGGTGTTCGGGTATTTACACAGTTTGTTATATGCCGGGGATATTTTGCAGTTGCTGGCGCTGTGCGGATTTTTACTGGTGCTGAGCCACCATCTTTCCACCCGCTGGTTGATAGGGTTTTCCGCATTTTTTCTGATTCAGATCCCGCAGATCATTTTAATTATCTTGTATAGCATCGTGCCCGAGTGGTCTTATCCGGGACCGAGATTTCCCGGTTTGATGATGGCTAATTTTGAGGTCTTTGCTCATGCAGATCTGCCCGGCCTGTTGCGTCATAACCTGATGGAAGGGCAATGGGGTAAATGGGCTTTCTTTCTCGAAACTGGTCGCTTGTGGAATATTATCGGTTTGATGTTTGTCGGGGCCGTGTTGGGCAGAAGCGGATTTTTCGAGAAGACTGATTTCAAGGCAACACGGCTGATGATTTATCTAATGGCGGCCGTGGCCAGCTATCTTGTTTTATGGGCGCTCAAGGGCGGCGTGATCAATCTTGCCCCAGATGGTATGCCGCGCTGGGCTGCAGGTCAGGTATTTACCTACTACGAAAACCTTGCGCTTATAGCCGCCGGTGTTTTCCTGTTTACCCTGTTGTTTAATGCCACTTTTTCTCGCCGACTACTGATGTGTTTTGCACCAGCCGGTCGCTTAACCTTAACGTTTTATATTGCGCAAAGCCTGGTGTTTGTACCGGTTTATTACGGTTTCGGCTTGGCGGCTTATAGCTTTATGGGACAAGTCCCCAGTTTATTACTCGGCGTTGCCTGCTGGTTAATTCAAATGGTGTTGGCATGGTTTTGGTTGAGGAATTTCCGTTACGGGCCACTTGAATGGGTATGGCGGAAGCTGACGTTTATTGGATTTAATTCTGTCCGTACGAATTGA